CAACCAGCTAGAAGGTTAAACACAATGGCACTCCTTGCAAGATGTGAGCGCACAAAGGGCACCAACTTTCAGATTTTTCTCAACCCGCAGACACACCAAAGCCAGGACGAGGGGCACCCTGAGGCACTCCCTCAAAAATGGATACTTATGGGTTTCCTGTGTACGGCACAAATTAGAGTCCATATCActgcaaacatggagaatcaTCCTCCATTTTACTCCCCATCAACTTCCTTTTCAAAGGATGTGATGTTCTAAACGACTATTTAGGTCTGGGCCGCAGATCTGGCCACAAATTTGCAGCATGGCTGACTCAACAAGCTCCCTCTACCAGCTGACTCTGATGTGAAGTTAGAACAAGGCAAAAGGCGAGAGGTGTGGTTAGGGCGCAGTGGGTGGCCCCGAAATGACTAAACCAATGGGCCCTCGGGGAACAGGGGCTCAGGAGAAATGGAGGTGAAGGGTGGAGTGTTGGGGCGCGGTACCTGCGTTCACGCGCAGAGCCTTGGCGCGCTCCACCAGCTCGGGCAGCCAGCTGCGAGCCTCACCCACCAAAATGGCTGTGGACAGGGCCATACAGCGCTGTCCCGCTGCACCGAACGCTGCACCCACCAGCTGGTTCAGAGTGTTCTCCTTGTTGGCATCAGGCATCACCACACCATGGTTCTTGGCTCCCTACAGAACATGAGAAGTGGTTAGCCTTTCACTGCTTGATCTCCACATCACAGCAGTGGGTTTGTCACAAGTGAGAACATAATATCTGGGATTTTTTTATAGTACAAACTTCATGAAACTTTGCCCCATGTTTTAGTCCTGCAGTTTGATGGACACAGATTGAAGTGAACAGATGATGCCTTCAAAACGTCAAGTGAGACTTAATAGTGATACCCAGCTGCAACTGCACCTTCACTACTCTACACAGCTGGCCTTGAGGAATGCTACAACCTGAGTCTAAACTCAGGCCACAGGAATCTGATGGTCAATGCTGCCACCTTCTGGATATCTACAGCAAGTATCCTCTTTCCATGATAATGACTCCAAGACTTATAGTAAATACTGTTCATACCTTTCtcttttacatgtatttttctttactttttttttttttttttttttttttactgttttcagtGATCTTTATCTAATCTTATATTTTTGCATTCTTACCTTATTACACCTTACTTAATCTTACCTGACCTTATCTTACTTGGCTTATAACTTGTGTTGCATCATTCTAACAGATACTCACCATGTTCGACTGGACCCTCTTTCCATTCTTAGAGCCTCTCTCATAAATATATTCTCCTGCTTGATTTGAGCCAACGAAGCTGATTGCCTTTATGGCAGGATGATCACAGATGAAATTCACCGCTGTGTAGAAAAGGTATTACATCACAGACAGACAGTGGctaaaatgacaaataatgtgTTCTGATGCATTGCAAAGAGCACAATacaaatattactgaaaactacACTAGACATTagtcattaaataaaaacaaagtacttTTCTAAGTATAAAGTATAAAGCTAAGATGAGCTTGGTCTTTTATGTGGAAGTGTATTTTCAGCACTGTGATAAGAAAAAAGATCTGGGAAGTAAAGATCTGACAAAAACGGTTTAAGTTAAAAAACAAgaatattatgtcattatttttgaGTTGACAGATAGCAGCTGAGGCAAACCGAAATTTTCTGcaaactgtcctttttttttatacacatatAAGAATTGTTTTAGATAAGACCAAATAGGCATTTCCAAACATGTTGAAGATGCGGCCAGTTCATAACCTGCTTTGAAACAGTCAATTTGTTTGGATTAAGGATAACAACATCACCTACACACAAGGAATCACAAAAATCCTTTTAAATAATTAATGATGCAGATAATTGATATTTTATTGAATTTGACTCATGGCAGATCCATTCAAGGCCTCACAAAACACAAAGCTGTCACGGTGGGAATTGCAGGGAACTTCCTCTAAATTATTAATGAGCCCCCCTGAAAACACCACACATGAGCTTTTGAATggcttttaattataattaaatattGATAATATGCTGGTTTTGCCATGCATTTATGTTCATCGACTGTTTACCTAACTAATTATTtggctgttgcttattttcatattcagtgaattctgtaaagccctttgaggtgaccttgttgtgatactgggctctacaaataatattgaattgaattgaatcttaGAGTTAGGCTATGTGTACGATACATGCATGATTCTTTTGATaagaataatgataaataaaagctATGATAAAACTGATTTATAAAAGTGTATTTTGGGTCTGAtacaacagttgtaaagaacTTGATTTATTTAACATCCTTTCTATTATCAATAAAATACACAATTATTAATACTGAAATAACTACATCTGTCACTTGTAGTATGGAAATATGCACATCAACaactacttttttattttatttatttttttaattctttattctcattaaactCTGACCACTGCCGTCTTAAAGTTCTGGCAAACATTGTTTAATGGTACTGAAGAGCAACTCTTACCGTCATGTTGGCCGTGGATGATGTTGAGCGTCCCATCTGGAGCACCAGCATCCTGCAGCATCTTGGCCAGCAGCATGGTACAAGTCGGTACGCGCTCCGAAGGCTTCAACAGGTAGGTGTTTCCACAGACCATGCCCATGGGGAACATCCACAGAGGAATCATGGCAGGGAAGTTGAAGGGGGCGATGCCAGCACACACCCCAAGAGGCAAACGGTAGGTGTATGTGTCCATGTCCTTGGTGATTGAGGGCAGAGTTTCACCAAGCATCAGAGAGGTGATGCTGCAAGAGTGTTCCACAACCTCTGCAAAGAAAAGATCAGCAAACACAAAGTTATTTTGTTCTATTGTGAATCCTGCAAATGCCATGACATTACTGATTATGTTATATATAAACAAAATCAGAATCAGTCTCATATCTTCATAGTTGACAGTTAAAAGCATATCGGTGTGGACAACAATGACATATTATCAGgttatcataaaataaaataaaataaaataaaataaaataaaataaaataaaataaaataaaataaaataaaatatgcatttGCTGAGACGACTTGGGGGGGAAATGACTGCCATGAAAATATTGAAAATACTGTTATTACAATCAACTTAAGGATGGTGAAGGTGGAAATTAAACGGAGTTAAGCACAAAAATAATTATTTCTCCTAATTTAATATATGCAACCACAATTTCTGCCTTGAAGTTGCATGCATCTGTTTACATCCATGTCTGTTCAGACTCATAATATACATAATGAAGACTCAATTCAATAAAGCAAAATGTAACTTCTCACCACATAGACATGTTTGATTTCAGTGAAGAAGTTTCAGATAAAGACTATTTTACACATGACAAAATCATAAAATGAATAACGTGTTATAATGACACTATGAAGCTGAAGTTGCAGTGCAAGATATAAAATGTCATCACATAATTTCTTTCCATCATACACTGGAATGGAATTTTGCCATAACTATCATATGAATTCTTGAGTCTTCAGTTAAAACTATTTTTGAAAGATCAGAGATGGATAAAGCATTTAGATACAAAAACATCAgtaaaaaacattgttattcatcACCAAGTTCTGCATGGAAGTCCTGATGAAGTAAAAATACAGAAGCATCACCAGCAAAATATAGTGAAATACAGTTGGTTTGGTCTCTCTGACTCAGATATAATCATACATGACATCATTAGATTATTCATAGTAAGTCATATCCAGCTTTATAAACAGAccaaacaaagaagaaaagacataAGCTTCATGcacattatttttctgttttgtttcagaGTTCTTCAGGAATAATACTATTTAGTAGAACCGTTATTTACtcacagacatgtgaaatgtgaGTCCTGCAACACTTGTTGCTTTAATCCTTAGGAATGAATTACATGAAAGGTTGTTCTATTTTTAACTGTATGAGATTTTCATTTTAGAAGTAACTAGCAATTAAAGTTGTTAAATGTGGACCAATATTTCCCTCTGAAATGTGGTGGAATTGAACTAAAAAGTAGCACAACTAATTATTGAAGGAatgtatacaatggaaaaaataactcacaaactgtgaatacaagaagcacaaatggacaaaaaatggaataaatgaactgattacagaacccagaATGGCAGAAgaactgaataatgtgaatgcagTGTTGCTACCTAAGCaaggtttgttgttttgttgttgttgtttttggtgactatgtgtttatatgatgtcaataaaaacttaagtgaaaaaaatgtaGCATAACTATAAATACTTAGGTCAAGTACAAGTACCTGAATTTACAGAACTTGAGTTAATGACCTTAGTTACAGTCCACTATACACACACTCTGACCTTAACTTTTGACCCATAAAATCTAATCAGTTCAACTTAGATGCCAAGTGAATGTTCTTTACAGATATTAATAGTCGAGGgtgtcaaaatcactttagttcaggggtcacatatggaccaaaatgatctcaagtgagtcagaccagtaaaatactatcataataacctataaataatggtaactctacatttttctctttgtttaagtgtaaaaaagtaaaattacataaaaatgtttacatttacaaagtgtcctttcacaaaacatgtgaataacctgaacaaatatgaacgacctgaaatgtcttaagagtaagtgcaattataacaatattctgcctgttattaaatgtttggtgcctttgtagatccactgtcatctgtaagttgtaatgtacccTATGattaaatgataagctgagacaatactgttaaaattgcactttgttctcttaagatgtttcagattgttcatttatctcacattttttaaaggacagcttgtagatgttaaaattttcataacgtaattttacttttttcagtctatAACATAAAGTctagaattgacattatttataggttattatgttaatatttcacCAGTTTGACcacttttagatcatattgggctgcatttggcccctgaactgaaatgactgtgacaccCCATGCTCTAGACATTCCCTGGTCATAGTAGGTgtggaggcataatatttttaactACCATATTCTTAGACCTGCTACTAAAAGTTGGACTGAATGACTTGGTAAATTCTAGTAAAttgcgcatttttttttttttttttaaatcatgcatTGAACCACACTGCGCTAATCAGTGTCATTCAAAGTCATTGTTGTAGTTGAGCCAAAACTGGAAAAAAGGTAACTCAATAACCAAGTTAAAGTATAGAACATACAAACGTTGACCTGTTTGTTGAACTTTGTAAGGTTATGTGTGTGTATGGAAGAGAAACTTACGCAATCCTCTGAACACATCCCCCTCTGCATCTGCGAGGGTCTTGCCCTGTTCAACTGTGATGGACTTAGCCAGTTCTTTCTGAAACATGCAACATTCCTCTTGTGATTTCTCAGCCTCACAAAATAAACTGGATTCTTATTATGTTGTTCTACTTGAAGCTGAACACTGCTCACATGGAAACTCTTGTTTACACTTGAACTCTACACATTTTGACCCTTTCACTTACAATGTTATCCTTGATAAGCTGCTGATAGCGCAGAAAGATCTGCTGCCTAGCCAAGATGGACATCTCAGACCAGGAGTGGAAGGCTCTGGAGCAGGAGTCCGCTGCAGCTGACATCTCCTCCTGGGTGGCTTTGGGTACGCGGGCAATAACTTCGTTGGTGGCCTGCAGAGAACGACATCAGGATTAATTGCTGAACATGAATATGCTcaaattatgtatatttattgCAAGAGAACATGCTTAAATTAAACAAACATTACGTCATAGGTGCATTGTGGTTCACCTGCAGAAACCAGTTTGTACAAACACATAATGACTTTAAGTACCATTACAGGTTGAGCAACTCAATAAGCTTTGTTGGTGTGAAACATGTCAGAACTGTCAGACATATATACGCTGAAACAACACTCATATACTTACAGGATTGTGAATGTCCAGCCATTCTGAACTCTTCGACTCGACAAACTTCCCATCAATGAACAGCTTGACAGTGGGCTACGAGACAATaatacattacatgtgtttttaataaatagtttaactgtgtgtgtgtaacagtggGTGTGAAGTGTGACTGGTGTTAACTCACcactgaggaggaggagtaggacATGCGGCCAACTTTAAGGGGAACCTGtggtagaaataataataataataaaaatcatatGAAGTGTCTTACAACACCAGTGGTAAACGGATTTATCAAGTAATTAATGCACTCAGCCTGTTGTTTCCAGTTGCGGCCTGTTGGATCATAAGATTAATGAGCAACTAAAAGGTGCAAAGTCAACCTGACTGAAGGACATTCAAAGTAGTTCCCTGGAGAGAAGGGGTGTTTTTCCTGAAAGCTTAGAATATATGCATTGAAATCATCCTGGGGAGCAAATAAAACTGACTTAACTCCCATCTGTAATAGATATCAGTCATTGCTCCAGTCCAGATCTAAATCCTGCAGCACATGACACTTGGCAGATTGTAAACAATATCAGCTGTCAATCCTTTCTGCGTCATCTGCAGCGCGCCAGACAAATTTATCCACCAAATCTTAcctttgtttttagtactgatcTTAAAGCTGCTGACGCCATGATGGAAATGTTATATGGACCGCAAGCTGACTGGATTTGGACAACTCTGCAGGTAGAACTCCAGAAGAAGACAGCCTTTAGCTTTCCCAGTTGCACAGACGAACCTCAGTGTGGGCGGGTTTGGAGAAAATCTGAGGGTCGTGATTGGCTGCGTACCAGCACTCCCATCAGTGTTGCATCCCCATTGGTCACCTTTAGCTGCATTCTGTCCAATAATTTTAAGAGAGTTCAGAAAGTCCCGCCTCATCTGCAAAAACCGGATAATGATTGGACAAAACCTCATAGTAGACAGGCTGCCATTAAGCAGGAAGTTATGCAACGCGGAGCTACATTGTGACCAAATCTGCTTAAGTTATATACAGTCGACTGCATTTAACTGGGGGGAGATTTGAGACATTATTTACTCATCGCAGAAGACAGGAAATGAGGATATAATGGACGATTTTCTGCAGGCATAAGCGTCTACACAGCCTGAAAATAAAAGTGATAAGGCTATCCCAACCAAAACAATGCGCCTGTCCCTTGTTTGCCTCTCCAAGGTACTGTAACAGCTGCCTGCAAAATGTGTGCTTTCTTTTCTGCAGGCTGTTGTGTGTGCACAGTTCCACTAATGTAAAACACATGCAGCCCTAATGCTTAGTCATGGACCAAAGAGTAGGTAGGAGGGATTTTAGGAGAACATCCCATTGGCTGCTGAATGATTAAGAGAATGTGGACAGCTCTTAAAAAACTCCTTTCAATAGTTTACTCAGTGAAACCTAGAGCTATGGCAACCCAGACTAAGGTGAACCATGAGGAATAAAAGCTTATGTGTGTACTTGGGATCTGATTGTTTCTCACTGAGCTGAATGTTTTGCTTTGTGGCTTCTTTTCAGCCTATTCTTCATGGATACTTCAGAAGCTCCTGCTCCTGGAGAGTTCGCATCGGTAAGTCATCCTAAAAAGAGTTTGTCTGCTTTACAGATTTAAAATTTTGACATGAAGGTAACTAACATCATGTGCATCAGCTTTTGCTCTTAAAGGGATTGAGTTTGACCAGGTTCCAGTCAATCTAATCAAAGATGGAGGTCAGCAGGTACAGTGTGCACATTCACCCACATCAGTGCAAAAATGATATACAGTCATTATCTCTACCCTTATATAtgctcaattatttttattttgtatggaCTGTAGCTTTGGATTCAATATAAAACAACATGCcatcattaaccctcaaagacccaaaccacaacctaaagcatctactgatctaaaatttttaataacttctgaatcgctaattctatcaatacatgtaaataactgtggtAAACtgcattttctcagtttttaatcgttatcagatatgacccatttggacgctcagagcctttcttgtgaacatggaaacaccgtcatcttctgcaacattgattcacaagtcaAACCCATCTAGTTTGACAAGTGACAGTGATTGTAGATGcttgtatttatgttcagttattgatatatttgctgaaagtctccttttcttctcttttctctgtttGAATATAATAACATCTGACTTAactatgagcttttatgagcatctacatgatcaagaaATACTGGAAATTACCAGATTTTCAAAAACATTGAACActgataacattataataaatgctgctaAATTACTTaaacctttatagggcactcatagaaatactctgaaattcaaaatttcaaccttagtgtgttatttgaggacctaacatgactttattacttttgggaaatttttcaaaatttgttattgttgtgtagaaaatcaaggtcagtgaagttaccatattttgtTCCTTGCCCATCAGtagcagaaaaaaaattcaataagtctatgtgaaaaatacaagaaaaacatatgtaaggtgaaaggaaaatgtactttagaacattagaacatcacttttagaacattaaaacatcctaagtgctgatccagacacgtctcaacatacacattatctctttgaacatcattccttacattagtaccattatttcatggtacctaacaaagcaggtacaatcactgttcatacagaggtggaccttacagatcctGGAGACTACATTGGACCAGAGactgtggactcactgtcctcactgcaactgctgctgtcactgtcttgtaatgcatgtggaaatgaccaaaaatagtcacttgcccaatgaagtgttaagaaaggttcaataaagagaaaaatatattcaggagctgccacaaaagtagcactaggtcttagGGTTAAGATCACTTTAATAAACACTGCATGGATTTAGCAGCCTCATTCTGACGGTGCTTTTCTGTGTTTTCCAGTATTCAGAGCAGTACAAAACACTAAACCCCATGCAACAAGTGCCTGCAGTTGAAATCGATGGTGTCACCCTGTCTCAGTCGGTGAGTCTGCAGAATCTTCACCTCATTTCACCCTTTTATAGAAGACTGTACACGAGGATATTCAGACTGTGTTTTGTGTTCACACAGTTGGCAGTGATCCAGTACATTGATGAAACCAGACCTGGACTTCGGCTTCTTCCTGCAGACCCACAGAAACGTGCTCAGGTTCGGATGATAAGTGATATCATTGCTTCTGGGATACAGCCTCTGCAGGTGAGAACATGTTGAAGTTCAATTACACTTTTTTAGTTTGGTTAAAAACACTTACTTTACAgctttgattgtttgtttttttttttggtttgttttttacatgTCAGAACTTATACGTGATCCAGAAAATAGGAACAGAGAAGGTACAGTGGGCGCAGCACTTCATTAATCGTGGTTTTCAAGGTTGGTGGAAGCTCTTAATATTTTTATCACCTAATGTTCATATATTTAACAGATTAAAACcactttgtcttttctttcagcTCTTGAGCCCATTCTGAAGCAAACGGCAGGGAAATACTGTGTCGGTGATGAGGTAAGAGCAAAGTGGTCATATCAGAGCATGATGATGGTAGGACATGGAAAAGAATCTTAATCCTCTTTAATCTGATTCACTTCTTCCTTTTAGGTCTCCATGGCCGACATCTGTCTGGTTCCACAGGTCTACAATGCAGAGAGGTATGTGGTAAGATATTTAGCAAAAACTATAACTTAAATAACTCATTAACACCAGTGAGGGTCATTCCATACCATTCTAGTTCATGTCATGGTAAAAAAGATCCACTTTATAATTCTTAGTTTTTGGAGGTAAATCAGTAGTTATTTATATTCTTAGGTTCAAACATCACTTATTTTTCCCAGGTGGGTTTAAATGGTGACTGTGAACACATGGTATTAATATAAATAGTTGCTGATTAAATAACTTGTCACTCAAACAAAAAGAGACAGAATTTACCTATAATAATACTTtaactttggaaataattatacTGAACCATAGCTACAAAAACAAACTTGTCATCAGCTATAGCAGCAAAAACATCTGATCATGCTTTGCAATGAGATGTGCTAATTGTAAATCTGAACCACAATATTTCCAGAATGTCAGGACTTCCAGTTAGTTCAATTAGGTTATTTTtgttcaaaaaatgtttgggaaggaatgcttctcagaccaaaaagagtttgttcgaggtgctctttggaaaaagggattcaaaaagtatttatcacgctggaagaaaaatccaaggcactctctttaagcattaaaatgcctttattactacGGCATGGTCATATCCAGACCTAAAGGTCTAGATatttgggtctagatatgaccatgccatggtaataaaggcattttaatgtttaaagagagtgccttggatttttcttccagtgtgataaataggttatttttgtgttcttttaatACTATTTAACTGTTCCCTTTTTCAGGCAAAACATAGCTATGAGAGTTCTgttttacctttacatgtttcaact
This portion of the Sphaeramia orbicularis chromosome 22, fSphaOr1.1, whole genome shotgun sequence genome encodes:
- the gstz1 gene encoding maleylacetoacetate isomerase isoform X1 — encoded protein: MIKRMWTALKKLLSIVYSVKPRAMATQTKPILHGYFRSSCSWRVRIAFALKGIEFDQVPVNLIKDGGQQYSEQYKTLNPMQQVPAVEIDGVTLSQSLAVIQYIDETRPGLRLLPADPQKRAQVRMISDIIASGIQPLQNLYVIQKIGTEKVQWAQHFINRGFQALEPILKQTAGKYCVGDEVSMADICLVPQVYNAERFKVDMDQFPTIKRLNQTLLEIEAFNTTHPSCQPDTPADLQK
- the gstz1 gene encoding maleylacetoacetate isomerase isoform X2, yielding MRLSLVCLSKPILHGYFRSSCSWRVRIAFALKGIEFDQVPVNLIKDGGQQYSEQYKTLNPMQQVPAVEIDGVTLSQSLAVIQYIDETRPGLRLLPADPQKRAQVRMISDIIASGIQPLQNLYVIQKIGTEKVQWAQHFINRGFQALEPILKQTAGKYCVGDEVSMADICLVPQVYNAERFKVDMDQFPTIKRLNQTLLEIEAFNTTHPSCQPDTPADLQK
- the aldh6a1 gene encoding methylmalonate-semialdehyde/malonate-semialdehyde dehydrogenase [acylating], mitochondrial, giving the protein MASAALRSVLKTKVPLKVGRMSYSSSSVPTVKLFIDGKFVESKSSEWLDIHNPATNEVIARVPKATQEEMSAAADSCSRAFHSWSEMSILARQQIFLRYQQLIKDNIKELAKSITVEQGKTLADAEGDVFRGLQVVEHSCSITSLMLGETLPSITKDMDTYTYRLPLGVCAGIAPFNFPAMIPLWMFPMGMVCGNTYLLKPSERVPTCTMLLAKMLQDAGAPDGTLNIIHGQHDAVNFICDHPAIKAISFVGSNQAGEYIYERGSKNGKRVQSNMGAKNHGVVMPDANKENTLNQLVGAAFGAAGQRCMALSTAILVGEARSWLPELVERAKALRVNAGDQPGADVGPLISPQSKERVCSLIQSGVDEGAKVLLDGRNVKVKGYENGNFVGPTIIGNVTPEMKCYTEEIFGPVLVVLEADTLDDAISMVNNNPYGNGTAIFTTNGATARKYTHEVDVGQVGVNVPIPVPLPMFSFTGSRGSFRGDMNFYGKQGIQFYTQIKTVTSQWKAEDATLKSPAVTMPTMGR